Proteins encoded together in one Mycobacterium simiae window:
- a CDS encoding O-methyltransferase: MSAERAQANLTDAGLADVVDIRIGDALETLRDGIEDGIDLVLLDGAWSLYLPVLQILESRLAPGALVIAENAVDESGDYLTYVRNPDNGYRSLPLPFEPGRGNEMSVYTA; this comes from the coding sequence GTGAGCGCCGAACGTGCGCAGGCAAATCTGACCGACGCGGGACTAGCTGACGTGGTCGACATTCGCATCGGTGACGCGTTGGAGACGCTGCGGGACGGCATCGAGGACGGTATCGACCTAGTGCTGCTCGACGGCGCGTGGAGCCTGTACCTTCCGGTGCTACAGATCCTCGAATCACGCCTGGCGCCCGGAGCGTTGGTGATTGCCGAGAATGCCGTCGACGAGTCGGGCGACTACCTCACCTACGTGCGCAACCCCGACAACGGATACCGCTCCCTACCCCTGCCGTTCGAACCCGGCCGCGGCAACGAGATGTCCGTCTACACCGCCTGA
- a CDS encoding TetR/AcrR family transcriptional regulator: MTSPAAADPPPPASREANREKLRDRLLDSAEELFADRGYFGVSVRDITDHAGTRLAAVSDQFGGKEALFRAVLLRRIQPLNDDRRTRLAAVPPRGTRAQRLRALIGAFTEPMRQRAGDPGWDNYFRFIAQLANSAHPIGRFIVEDFNAIAADFIAALQTLFPATDEAAIHDAYLHLLAATLHTYSNNLRLDSLTDGRMHTGDIDERHQALLRFAEGGITALATTP, encoded by the coding sequence ATGACAAGCCCCGCAGCAGCCGACCCGCCCCCGCCTGCCTCGCGTGAAGCCAACCGCGAGAAGCTACGTGATCGGCTGCTCGACAGTGCCGAAGAACTCTTCGCCGACCGCGGCTACTTCGGTGTCAGCGTCCGTGACATCACCGACCACGCCGGCACCCGCCTCGCCGCGGTAAGTGACCAATTCGGCGGCAAGGAGGCCCTCTTCCGCGCCGTTCTGCTGCGTCGCATCCAACCCCTCAACGACGACCGCCGCACCAGGCTGGCAGCAGTGCCACCGCGCGGCACCCGAGCACAGCGACTGCGCGCTCTCATCGGCGCATTCACCGAACCCATGCGCCAACGAGCGGGTGATCCGGGGTGGGACAACTACTTTCGCTTCATCGCGCAACTCGCCAACTCCGCACACCCCATCGGACGCTTCATCGTCGAGGACTTCAACGCCATCGCCGCCGACTTCATCGCCGCGCTACAGACCCTGTTCCCCGCCACGGACGAGGCGGCCATCCACGACGCCTACCTGCACCTACTGGCAGCCACCTTGCACACCTACTCCAACAACCTGCGCCTAGACAGCCTCACCGACGGCCGCATGCACACCGGCGACATCGACGAACGCCACCAGGCACTCCTACGCTTCGCCGAAGGCGGGATCACCGCCCTGGCGACGACGCCATAA
- a CDS encoding fumarylacetoacetate hydrolase family protein: protein MKLRRVRTVEGLQLQTFGADGSWQASTDPTPLGGRVFDRDWELARIDEHRQHSAVLLPFQPVSFRDFMLYEQHVLDASRGLVRRFHPGQYRLVETVELLTRRTFPLLKPKPLFYAQPMYYMSNAMTFIPSRTPITAPSYSQALDYELEIGFVLARGLFNATPAEALDAIGAFVVLNDWSARDVQRAEMDSGFGPQKAKHFASSLSEVAVTADEILPRIDALRGTVSINGSIVSTVSSAGMQHDLGEVLAHASRSEHLYPGELFGTGTLPGGSGMETGHWLGPGDTLELTIDDIGYIEHTVTTPSTRGIDS from the coding sequence GTGAAGCTCAGACGTGTGCGCACCGTCGAGGGTCTGCAGTTGCAGACCTTCGGCGCCGACGGCTCTTGGCAGGCGAGCACCGACCCGACCCCGTTGGGTGGTCGGGTCTTCGACCGTGACTGGGAGCTTGCTCGCATCGACGAGCACCGGCAGCACAGTGCGGTGTTGTTGCCGTTTCAGCCGGTGTCGTTTCGCGACTTCATGCTCTACGAGCAGCACGTCTTGGACGCCAGCCGGGGTCTGGTCCGTCGGTTCCATCCCGGTCAGTACCGGCTCGTCGAGACCGTCGAATTGCTCACTCGGCGCACGTTCCCGCTGTTGAAACCCAAGCCGCTGTTCTACGCCCAGCCGATGTACTACATGTCGAACGCGATGACGTTCATCCCCTCACGCACGCCGATCACGGCACCCTCCTACAGTCAGGCGCTCGATTACGAGCTGGAGATCGGTTTCGTTCTGGCGCGGGGCCTGTTCAATGCCACCCCCGCCGAGGCGCTCGACGCGATCGGCGCGTTCGTCGTGCTCAACGATTGGAGTGCCCGCGACGTGCAGCGGGCCGAAATGGACAGCGGGTTCGGTCCGCAGAAGGCCAAGCACTTCGCCAGCTCGCTGTCGGAGGTCGCCGTCACCGCCGACGAAATCCTTCCTCGTATCGACGCGCTGCGCGGAACGGTGTCGATCAACGGTTCTATTGTGTCGACGGTCTCCAGCGCCGGCATGCAGCACGATCTGGGTGAGGTTCTGGCCCACGCCTCCCGCAGTGAACACCTCTATCCCGGCGAGCTCTTCGGCACCGGGACACTTCCCGGCGGCAGCGGCATGGAAACGGGGCACTGGCTGGGCCCCGGAGACACCCTGGAACTGACCATCGATGACATCGGCTACATCGAACACACCGTCACCACGCCGTCGACGCGGGGAATCGATTCATGA
- a CDS encoding MBL fold metallo-hydrolase has protein sequence MQEVAEGVFCVAGTAVNWVLLRDGADLTLIDAGWSGDTGRVENSIRALGRHPMDVQAILLTHAHLDHMGAINHFHRRYDTPVFMSGAEVVHARDGHLEQATPADIIERCYRPSALRWTARIMAAGALKPVKLPHAQPFPGAGALDLPGAPVPVACAGHTCGHSAFHLPDKGVLVTGDALVTGHPLSPVSGPQLVPPFFAHAPADADAALQTLTGIAADILVPGHGDPWRGTPSDAAEQARRNARTTNRL, from the coding sequence GTGCAGGAAGTCGCCGAGGGCGTGTTCTGCGTGGCGGGCACCGCAGTCAACTGGGTGCTGCTGCGCGACGGCGCGGACCTCACCCTCATCGATGCGGGCTGGTCGGGAGACACCGGACGGGTGGAGAACTCGATCCGGGCGCTGGGCCGGCACCCGATGGACGTTCAGGCGATCTTGCTGACCCACGCCCACCTGGACCACATGGGCGCCATCAACCACTTCCACCGGCGTTACGACACACCGGTGTTCATGAGCGGAGCCGAAGTCGTCCATGCCCGCGACGGGCACCTCGAACAAGCGACGCCTGCCGACATCATCGAACGCTGCTACCGGCCGTCGGCGCTGCGCTGGACCGCACGCATCATGGCCGCCGGAGCGCTCAAACCCGTGAAGCTGCCACATGCGCAGCCCTTCCCCGGCGCGGGGGCACTCGACCTACCCGGGGCCCCGGTGCCCGTCGCCTGCGCAGGACACACCTGCGGGCACAGCGCCTTCCACCTGCCCGACAAGGGTGTCCTGGTCACCGGGGACGCATTGGTCACCGGTCACCCGCTGTCACCGGTCAGCGGCCCACAACTGGTGCCGCCGTTCTTCGCCCACGCCCCCGCCGACGCCGACGCTGCCCTACAGACCCTGACCGGCATCGCCGCCGACATCCTCGTTCCCGGCCACGGGGATCCATGGCGCGGAACCCCGTCCGACGCCGCCGAACAAGCCCGCCGCAACGCCCGCACGACGAACCGACTCTGA